The Capsicum annuum cultivar UCD-10X-F1 unplaced genomic scaffold, UCD10Xv1.1 ctg80002, whole genome shotgun sequence genomic interval TCATCCGCGTATTGTCAGTCGCTCCTTCAGGTATATACTGAAGAGGACGGGCAGTCAAAAGTAGCAGACTGTAAACCCGGCCTCTCGTGCTTGTTTGTTGTAGACTTCGGAGAAGAGAATAGAGGCATTCGTCAGCTTACATGAGGTCGTTGAACATGAAGAAAAGATGGATGTTACCTCTTATTATAAGCTCAGTTATATCTGTTTCCCTTCTTGCAACCTTCTTCGACTTGGGCATCTCGATTTTCCCTTCCCGTGATGTGGAGAGTCaaatcacttctttttttggtGAAGAAAAAGCTCAGCGAGTTCCAAGTCCGCCTCCACCTCCTCCGCCACCTTCTCCACCACCTCCTCCTCCTCCTGCACCGCGTTTTGCTTATTTCATATCCGGATCAAATGGTGAACTAGGTCAACTCTGGAGGACGTTGAAATCGCTGTATCATCCGTGGAACTATTACATCGTTCATCTGGACTTAAAATCGTCAGTAGAGGAGAGACTAGAGCTTGCTTCAAGAGTTGCAAAAGAACCTGTTTTTGCCAAGGTTGGAAACGTGCACGTGATTACGAAAGCAAACCTGGTGACATACCGGGGTCCGACCATGGTCTCTAACACGCTACACGCCGCCTCTATTCTCCTGAAGAAGTATAAGCACTGGGATTGGTTTATTAACCTGAGTGCTTCTGATTATCCCCTGCTAACTCAAGACGGTTAGTTCTCGACTTTCATAATGTTGTCTCACTCGTTTCGGATCTTCCAAgaatgcactacttttggaggatctgacatgCACCTGTCtacatttttgaagaatccgagcaACTTTTTGGTCACAAGTTAGTCCTGATTAGGTATTCTTCCGTTTTCTTTACTTGAACGTGAAATGTGATCTATTCTATTGTTTTACAGATCTTCTCTACGTGTTTTCTCAATTAAAACGCGACTATAACTTCATCGAGCACACAAGCCGGTTGAGATGGAAAGAGTATGTTCCTTGCTTTGTTCTTTGGCTGTATTTATAGTTCATTCGTTAATTTTTATGTCACTCGATTTATCCTATTACAGGGCGGAAAGAGCAATGCCGCTTATTATAGACCCC includes:
- the LOC124895107 gene encoding beta-glucuronosyltransferase GlcAT14B-like, producing MRSLNMKKRWMLPLIISSVISVSLLATFFDLGISIFPSRDVESQITSFFGEEKAQRVPSPPPPPPPPSPPPPPPPAPRFAYFISGSNGELGQLWRTLKSLYHPWNYYIVHLDLKSSVEERLELASRVAKEPVFAKVGNVHVITKANLVTYRGPTMVSNTLHAASILLKKYKHWDWFINLSASDYPLLTQDDLLYVFSQLKRDYNFIEHTSRLRWKEAERAMPLIIDPGLYQSTKSDIFWVAPRRTLPTAFKLFTGE